From the genome of Streptomyces sp. NBC_01304:
CTGGCCGCCTTCGACCTCCTTGAGCCGGAGTCGCCGTCGTACGCACTCGACATGGTCTCCGTCGTCGAGTCGACCCTCGACGACCCGCGCCAGATCCTCGCCGCCATGCAGAACAAGGCGCGCGGTGAGGCGGTCGGCCAGATGAAGGCGGACGGCGTCGAGTACGAGGAGCGCATGGAGCGCCTCCAGGACATCTCGTACCCGAAGCCGCTGGAAGAGCTGCTCTGGCACGCCTACAACGTCTACAAGAAGTCGCACCCCTGGGTCGCCGACCACCCGGTCTCCCCCAAGTCCGTCATCCGCGACATGTACGAACGGGCGCTGACCTTCACCGAGTTCACGTCCTGGTACGAGCTGGCCCGCACCGAGGGCATCGTCCTGCGCTACCTCGCCAGTGCCTACAAGGCTCTTGAGCACACCATCCCGGACGACCTGAAGTCCGAGGACCTCGAAGACCTCATCGCCTGGCTCGGCGAGATGGTCCGCCAGGTCGACTCCAGCCTCCTCGACGAGTGGGAGCAGCTCGCCAATCCGGAGGTCGAGACCGCCGAGCAGGCCCAGGAGAAGGCCGACGAGGTCAAGCCGGTGACCGCGAACGCGCGCGCCTTCAGGGTCCTGGTCCGCAACGCCCTGTTCCGCCGGGTCGAACTGGCCGCGCTGGACAACGTCGACGCGCTGGCCGAGATGGACGCCGAGTCCGGCTGGGACGCCGACGCGTGGGGCGAGGCGATGGACAAGTACTGGGACGAGTACGAGGACCTGGGCACCGGCCCGGACGCCCGCGGTCCCAAGCTGCTCGCCATCGAGGAGGACGCGGCGCACGGTCTGTGGCGCGTCCGGCAGACCTTCGCCGACCCGAACGGCGACCATGACTGGGGCATCAGCGCGGAGGTGGATCTCGCGGCCTCCGACGAGGAGGGCCGCGCGGTCGTCCGCGTCACGGATGTCGGCCAGCTCTGAACGCTCCCGCCGCTTCGCACCCTGAACCGGAGAACACACGATGACTGATTCCGCCGAGGCCACCTCCGCCGCGCCGAATCCCGCCGAAAGGCTCGTCGATCTGCTCGACCTGGAGCAGATCGAGGTCAACATCTTCCGTGGCCGCAGCCCGCAGGAGTCCCTGCAGCGCGTCTTCGGCGGACAGGTCGCCGGCCAGGCGCTCATCGCCGCGGGCCGCACCACCGACGGGGACCGGCCGGTGCACTCGCTGCACGCGTACTTCCTGCGCCCGGGCCACCCCGGGGTGCCGATCGTGTACCAGGTCGAACGGGTGCGGGACGGGCGCTCCTTCACCACCCGCCGGGTCACCGCGGTGCAGCAGGGCCGCACGATCTTCAATCTGACCGCCTCCTTTCATCAGCCGGAAGAGGGGAGCATCGAGCACCAACTGCCGCCGCGGCTGACCGCGCCGGACCCCGAGTCGCTGCCGAAAGTCACCGACGAGATCCGTGAGCATCTGGGCGCGCTGCCCGAGCAGTTGGAGCGCATGGCCCGCCGTCAGCCGTTCGACATCCGCTATGTCGACCGGCTGCGCTGGAGCTCCGACGAGGTCAAGGCCGCCGAGCCGCGCAGCGCCGTATGGATGCGCGCCGTCGGCAACCTCGGTGACGACCAGCTGATCCACACCTGCGCGCTGACGTACGCCAGCGACATGACGCTCCTCGACGCCGTACGCATCCCGGTCGAGCCCCTGTGGGGCCCGCGCGGCTTCGACATGGCCTCGCTCGACCACGCGATGTGGTTCCACCGTCCCTTCCGTGCCGACGAATGGTTCCTCTACGACCAGGAGTCCCCGATCGCGACGGGCGGCCGGGGCCTGGCCCGGGGCCGCATCTATGACCGCGAAGGGCGGCTCCTCGTCTCGTGCGTGCAGGAGGGCTTGTTCCGTCCGTACGACGCGCGGGACAAGGGCGGCACTCCTTGAGCACGGACTTGACCACGGACGACCGGAGCGGCCGGCTGGCCGAGGCCGTGCGGCTGCGGGAGGCCGGGCGCCGCGAGGAGGCCCGGGTGCTGCTCGTCGCGCTCGGCGAGGAGTTCCCCGACGACCCCGACGTCGCCTACCAAGCCGCCTGGGTGCACGACACGCTCGGCCTGGAGGCCGAGGCGGTGCCGTACTACCGGCGGGCCGTCGGCGTTCCCGGCCTGTCCGACGAGGACCGCGCCGGGGCGCTGCTCGGGCTCGGCTCGACCTACCGGGTGCTCGGGCAGTACCCGCAGGCCGTCGAGACCCTCACCGCGGCCGTCGCCGAATTCCCGGACGACGGAGCTCTTCGGACGTTCCTCGCGATGTCCCTGTACAACTCCGGCCGCACGCACGACGCGATGGAGCTGCTGCTGAAGCTGCTCGCGGCCACCAGCAGCGATCCGGGCATCGCCGGATACCGCGCGGCGATCGAGCACTACGCCGCGGACCTCGACGCGACGCAGTAGCACTCCAGTACGCCACCGGCCTCAGCGGTTACGTCACCGCACGGCGGACACACCGGTCCAGAGCGGGGCGGGGCCTGCGCCGGAAGCGCCGCAACAGGGAGCGCGGCGCAGGGGTGTTGGCGCTCCTCGCGGCCTTGGCCACCTGGCCGTCCGGCGCCCGGAGAGGGCGGGGGCGGTCCATGGAGTCGGCCGCGGCGGGCAGGCGTGGCTCCGTCACGGGGCCGACCTCGGCGGCCGGGCGACGCCCGACCGCACGGTCCTCACCCCCGCCGCCGGAGCACTGCCCGGCCACACGATCGACCCCCTCGACCGAAGCCGGCCCTGCCACTCGCCCGCCCCGGTCAGCCGGGCGGGGCCGCGGCGCTGGATCGGCCCCGCCATCCGGGCACAGCGCGGCCACTCGGCCGCCCGCCTCGTCGTGCGTCCCGGGCACGCCGTCCGTCACGACGGCCGTGCCGGAGGCGGCCACCCGGACCGTGCGGTCCCCCATGGGCCGAGGCGCGGCCCGTTCCTGGCGTGCCGCGTCGAGTTCCAGGCCGAGCACCGCCCGCAGCCAGCGGATCTCGTCCGGAGCGTCCGCGTACAAGATCCTCGCGGTGGCCTGAGCGGCGGCTGAATCGGGCCTGCTGGGCGTGCCGAACGGATCTGGCTGCAGTCGGCGCAACTCGGCGCGTTCATAGGGATCCGGCACGAGCTCGGCGACCTGGATCGTGTCGAGCATCGAGGCCGCGACGGCCGCCCGCTCCCACGAGTCCCCGGCCGTCTTCAGCAGGAACCCGCAGCGCCGCGCCCGCCAATTCCTGGCCCGCAGGTCCTCCCCCGCCGCGAGCCGGCTGCGCATCGTCTCCGGGGCCTGTCCGGTGAGCAGCGCGGCGTTGGCATCGGCGAACTGCCCCACGTCGTCGGCGAGATAGAGCCAGACCACAGCCCTGTAGCGATTCAGATACCACTTCACCGGCACCAGCAGACCGGCCCGGGCCAGCCGGGTGAAGCGCCCCGTGCTCACGCCGAGGAGCTCGGCGCCCTGCGCCGTGCCGACCATGCGGACCCGCTCGCGCAGGGTGCCGGGAAAGCCGTCCGCCGCACGCAGCCGGTCGAGTTCGGTCCTGGTGACGCGGCGCCGTCCGCTCTCCTCGCCTGCGACGGTACGGACGCAGCCGAGTTGTACGGCCAGTTCGAACTCGCCGCGCTTGAGTTCCAGTTCTCTGGCCGCGCGCCCGGTGGCGTACGACTCAACTGGCGTGTGGGTGCCTGCACTTGCAGCCATGACGGTCTCCCCCGTGAGATGCGATTACTCTCGGTGAAGACCGTAGCCCGATTCGCGAAATCCCGCCGAGCCTGTGGATAACTCTGTCCACGAGACCGTACTGGCAGGTCAGAGGTCTATCACCGGCGTTCGCTGCGGCTGCCGTGCCCCGACTTTGAGGTGCTCGCCGACGCGATTGACGAGCAGCGTCATCTCGTAGGCCACCTGCCCGATGTCCGCGTCCGACGAGCTCAGGACGCACAGACAGCTGCCGTCGCCGGCCGCCGTCACGAACAGCACCGCCTCATCGAACTCGATCATGGTCTGGCGTACGCCGCCCGCTGCGAAGTGGCGCCCCGACCCCTTGGCGAGGCTGTGCAGTCCGGAGGCGACCGCCGCCAGATGTTCGGCGTCCTCGCGTGGCAGGCTCGTGCTCGCGCCGGTCACCAGTCCGTCGTTGGAAAGGACCAGCGCGTGCCGTACGTGCTCCACCCGCTGGGTCAGATCGTCCAGCAGCCAGCCAAGTCCCGTGCCTTGCACCATGTTCGGCCTCCCCGTTCCCGTTGCCCGCCAGCCTTCACCACGGTTGCCCCCTCGGCAAGACAGGATGGGTACATGGCACAGAAGATGACCGAGGACGAATGGCATGCCTTCGTCTCGCACGGCACCCGCACCGCGAAACTCTCCACCGTACGGGCCGACGGCTCGCCGCACATCGCACCGATCTGGTTCCTGCTCGACGGGAACGACCTCGTCTTCAACACTGCGAAGGAGTCGGTCAAGGGCCGCAATCTGGCCCGCGACGGGCGGGTGTCGCTGTGCGTGGACGACGACCGGCCGCCGTTCGCGTTCGTGGTGATCCGCGGGCAGGCCGAGCTGGTGGAGGAGCTGGCCGAGGTCCGGCACTGGGCGGGCCGGATCGCGGCCCGGTACATGGGCGAGGAGCGCGCCGAGGAGTACGGCGAGCGCAATGGCGTACCCGGTGAACTGCTCGTCCGCGTACGGATCGAGAAGGTACTGGCCCAAGGGGGCGTGGCCGACTGAGCCGGCCCGCCCCCTGAGGCCTCGCTCCGCGCTCCTCAGCCGACCGAGTCGAGCAGCCGGGCGGTGTGCATCCGCCCGGCGTACTCGACGAGTCGTATCAGCACTTCCTTTCCCGAATCCCGGTCGCGTGCGTCACACAGCACGACCGGTGTTCCCCGGTCGAGGTCGAGGGCGCGGGAGACATCCTGAGCGCCGTAGGTGCGCGCCCCTGCGAAGCAGTTGACGGCCACCACGAAGGGGATGTGCCGGTGCTCGAAGAAGTCCACCGCGGGGAAGCAGTCCTCGAGCCGCCGGGTGTCCGCGAGGACGACGGCGCCGAGTGCGCCCTGCGACAGTTCGTCCCAGAGGAACCAGAAGCGGTCCTGACCGGGCGTGCCGAAGAGGTAGAGCGACAGGCCCGACCTGATGGTGATCCGGCCGAAGTCCATGGCGACGGTGGTGGTGGTCTTGCGGGCGACACCGACGGTGTCGTCCACCGATTCGCCCAGTTCGCTGAGTTGTTCCTCCGTACGAAGGGGGCGGATTTCACTGACCGCGCCGACCAGGGTGGTCTTGCCCACCCCGAAGCCGCCCGCGACCAGAATCTTCAGCGCAAGGGCGGCGGGTTCGCCGACCGTGCTCTCAGAGCGCTCGGAGCCCATCGATCACTTCTCTCAGGATCTTTTCGTCGGGTAGCTGTGCGGGGGGCACCGGCCTGCTCACCTTGACGCAGCCCAGCTCGAGCAGGTCCCCGAGGAGGACCCGGACCACGCCCACCGGCAGATCGGCGCCGGCCGCGAGTTCCGCGACCGACTGGGTCTCGGCGCGGCACAGCTCGACGAGGGAGCGGTGCTCGGGTCCGAGCGCCGTGTCCTCGCCCGAGTCGGGCGCGTTCGTGTCGAGGGTGACGAGCGCGATCAGGTCGAAGTGCACGCCGGTCG
Proteins encoded in this window:
- a CDS encoding acyl-CoA thioesterase; its protein translation is MTDSAEATSAAPNPAERLVDLLDLEQIEVNIFRGRSPQESLQRVFGGQVAGQALIAAGRTTDGDRPVHSLHAYFLRPGHPGVPIVYQVERVRDGRSFTTRRVTAVQQGRTIFNLTASFHQPEEGSIEHQLPPRLTAPDPESLPKVTDEIREHLGALPEQLERMARRQPFDIRYVDRLRWSSDEVKAAEPRSAVWMRAVGNLGDDQLIHTCALTYASDMTLLDAVRIPVEPLWGPRGFDMASLDHAMWFHRPFRADEWFLYDQESPIATGGRGLARGRIYDREGRLLVSCVQEGLFRPYDARDKGGTP
- a CDS encoding tetratricopeptide repeat protein, which translates into the protein MTTDDRSGRLAEAVRLREAGRREEARVLLVALGEEFPDDPDVAYQAAWVHDTLGLEAEAVPYYRRAVGVPGLSDEDRAGALLGLGSTYRVLGQYPQAVETLTAAVAEFPDDGALRTFLAMSLYNSGRTHDAMELLLKLLAATSSDPGIAGYRAAIEHYAADLDATQ
- a CDS encoding DUF6397 family protein: MAASAGTHTPVESYATGRAARELELKRGEFELAVQLGCVRTVAGEESGRRRVTRTELDRLRAADGFPGTLRERVRMVGTAQGAELLGVSTGRFTRLARAGLLVPVKWYLNRYRAVVWLYLADDVGQFADANAALLTGQAPETMRSRLAAGEDLRARNWRARRCGFLLKTAGDSWERAAVAASMLDTIQVAELVPDPYERAELRRLQPDPFGTPSRPDSAAAQATARILYADAPDEIRWLRAVLGLELDAARQERAAPRPMGDRTVRVAASGTAVVTDGVPGTHDEAGGRVAALCPDGGADPAPRPRPADRGGRVAGPASVEGVDRVAGQCSGGGGEDRAVGRRPAAEVGPVTEPRLPAAADSMDRPRPLRAPDGQVAKAARSANTPAPRSLLRRFRRRPRPALDRCVRRAVT
- a CDS encoding roadblock/LC7 domain-containing protein codes for the protein MVQGTGLGWLLDDLTQRVEHVRHALVLSNDGLVTGASTSLPREDAEHLAAVASGLHSLAKGSGRHFAAGGVRQTMIEFDEAVLFVTAAGDGSCLCVLSSSDADIGQVAYEMTLLVNRVGEHLKVGARQPQRTPVIDL
- a CDS encoding PPOX class F420-dependent oxidoreductase; the encoded protein is MAQKMTEDEWHAFVSHGTRTAKLSTVRADGSPHIAPIWFLLDGNDLVFNTAKESVKGRNLARDGRVSLCVDDDRPPFAFVVIRGQAELVEELAEVRHWAGRIAARYMGEERAEEYGERNGVPGELLVRVRIEKVLAQGGVAD
- a CDS encoding GTP-binding protein → MGSERSESTVGEPAALALKILVAGGFGVGKTTLVGAVSEIRPLRTEEQLSELGESVDDTVGVARKTTTTVAMDFGRITIRSGLSLYLFGTPGQDRFWFLWDELSQGALGAVVLADTRRLEDCFPAVDFFEHRHIPFVVAVNCFAGARTYGAQDVSRALDLDRGTPVVLCDARDRDSGKEVLIRLVEYAGRMHTARLLDSVG
- a CDS encoding DUF742 domain-containing protein; translation: MNPHEHHEYDRSDRVADGTGRPEAGSQWYDADAGPLVRPYAMTGGRTQPGPTGVHFDLIALVTLDTNAPDSGEDTALGPEHRSLVELCRAETQSVAELAAGADLPVGVVRVLLGDLLELGCVKVSRPVPPAQLPDEKILREVIDGLRAL